The Arachis duranensis cultivar V14167 chromosome 2, aradu.V14167.gnm2.J7QH, whole genome shotgun sequence genome has a window encoding:
- the LOC107473696 gene encoding uncharacterized protein LOC107473696: MASEESFLVLVHYRGSIKRKTQSGVKFTDKDPLCIIVTPTTTYDALVSSVLEKLGVEGVKRVKKFFYRIPTAVLHDTVKFDCFTIGSDEDLQVMFLSRRQFPEVRTPELLEKLVDVVSSSGGSNRNATTIAAVAGSSSRPAVASSSAPVYEPPMQPVASPSFAVDLSGNVGDEVRYGEHIPTEVHCPTPAGVGDGLFDDPDDDDVEPDMIVPVQGR; the protein is encoded by the coding sequence atggctagtgaggagagtttCCTAGTTCTGGTACATTACAGAGGGTCgattaaaagaaaaactcaGTCCGGCGTGAAGTTCACTGATAAGGATCCCCTATGTATTATCGTGACGCCGACAACCACCTACGATGCACTTGTTAGCTCTGTGCTGGAGAAGCTGGGTGTTGAAGGCGTTAAACGGGTCAAGAAGTTTTTCTACCGCATTCCAACAGCGGTGCTCCATGACACCGTGAAGTTTGATTGTTTCACAATCGGTAGTGACGAGGACTTGCAGGTCATGTTTCTTTCTCGTAGGCAGTTTCCCGAGGTAAGGACACCAGAGCTGTTGGAAAAGTTGGTTGATGTGGTATCTAGCTCGGGTGGTTCGAACCGGAATGCCACTACTATAGCCGCGGTTGCCGGCTCGAGCTCGAGACCTGCTGTTGCTTCATCCTCTGCTCCTGTGTATGAGCCACCGATGCAGCCTGTTGCGTCCCCTTCGTTTGCCGTTGATCTGAGCGGCAATGTTGGAGACGAGGTTCGGTATGGGGAACATATTCCCACCGAGGTACATTGTCCCACACCGGCTGGTGTTGGTGATGGTTTGTTTGATGATCCAGATGACGATGACGTAGAGCCGGATATGATCGTTCCAGTACAAGGTCGTTGA